The DNA sequence GAAGGCCTCCTTGGTGAGCTCGTTGCCCTTGGAGGGCTCCTCGCCAATGGACAGAAGGCCCACCCGGGGACGCGGCACCTTGTGGACGAGCCGCACGTAGGCGTCCCCCATCAAGGCGAACTGAAGGACGTTCTCCGCGCTGCAGTCCACGTTGGCCCCGGCGTCCAGGAGGAGAAAGGGGTTTTCAAAGGAGGGCATCTCCGTGGCTATGGCCGGCCTTTCCACCCCCTCGCTCCGCCCGAGGAGAAAGAGGGCCAGGGCCATCATGGCCCCGGAGTTGCCGGCGCTTACGGCGGCATCGGCTTGGCCCGCCTTGACCATCTCCACGGCACGCCGGAGGGAGGAGTCCTTCTTCTTCCGCACCGCCTGCAAGGGCGGCTCCTCCATGCCCACCACCTCGGTGGCGTGGACGATGGATATTCTCCCCTGGGGATACTTCTTTGAGGAAAGCTCTCGGAGCAAGGCGGGCTCGTCGCCGGCGAGGACCACCTCCGTGTCGGGCAGCTCGTTGACGGTCTCTACGGCACCTTCGACGGTGACCGCCGGAGCGAAGTCACCGCCCATGGCGTCAAGGGCGATTTTCATGCCTCTTTTTCGACTATCTCCAGGACCTTCCGACCGTTGTACGACCCGCAGTGAGGGCAGGCCCGGTGGGACAGCTTGGGCTCCTCGCACTCGGGGCAGAGGATGACATTGGGGCTCTGCCCCTTCCAGTTTGCCCTCCTCTTGTCCCGCCGGGACCGGGTATGTCTGTGTGTCGGGTTTGCCATTCCTAGTTCTCTCCCTTCTTGAAAAACTTCTCCAGAGCCTTGAGACGGGGGTCGACCTCCCTGGTCCCGCAGGCGCATGTCTCTACGTTGAGGTCCGCTCCGCAGTGGGGGCAGAGGCCCTTGCACGCCTCGTCGCAGAGGGACTTCATGGGGATGTTCAGGAGCATCTGCTCGCGGACCACCTCGGCGAGGTCGATTTCGTCCTCGCTGTAAAAGCCGGTGCTCATCTCCTCCTCGGCCAGCTCGTGCTCCTCTTCCTCGCCCATCTCCTTCTCGGGGGAGAAGGCAAGGTCCAGGGGGACGGTGAGGTCCCTCTCGAACTCCTTGAGGCAGCGGCTGCAAACCAGACGGAGTCCGGCCGTGGCCTCTCCCCTCATGAGGACGTCCTCTTCGACTTTCTCGACCCGAAGGCTCACCTTCGCCGTGACAGGCCCCGCATCCTCGTCGACAAACGCCTCTTCGCCCTCTATGTCCAGACCCTCTTCGGGTATCCGTGAGACTTGGATCTTCATTTTTTTAAAGAACCAAAAGAAAGAATATGCTACCTGATTTATCCTTTAAAGTCAAGGCGCTCCGCGCCTACCCTCCCCTGCTTTGCCCGCGGGGCTCGGGCTTACAGACCGGGCAGAATAATTCCCCCCGCTCCAGGGGGCACACGTGCCCTCATCCGGCACAGCATGTGCAAAGCTCCGGGGCCTGCCTACAGTCCGGACACACCTCGCCCATTCACCAATTATAATCCGCCCCACCGTGGTTTCACAAGC is a window from the Nitrospirota bacterium genome containing:
- the plsX gene encoding phosphate acyltransferase PlsX codes for the protein MKIALDAMGGDFAPAVTVEGAVETVNELPDTEVVLAGDEPALLRELSSKKYPQGRISIVHATEVVGMEEPPLQAVRKKKDSSLRRAVEMVKAGQADAAVSAGNSGAMMALALFLLGRSEGVERPAIATEMPSFENPFLLLDAGANVDCSAENVLQFALMGDAYVRLVHKVPRPRVGLLSIGEEPSKGNELTKEAFKLLEKSSVNFIGNIESRAVFLGHADVVVCDGFVGNIFLKTSEGLAEVVLKMIRREIGASRVGKLGYLLMKSGIRNFKKKTDYDEYGGAPLLGIRGTCFISHGRSSPKAIKNALTKAAEFARTRAHEAISAEIREYHASGKTPVAG
- the rpmF gene encoding 50S ribosomal protein L32, with protein sequence MANPTHRHTRSRRDKRRANWKGQSPNVILCPECEEPKLSHRACPHCGSYNGRKVLEIVEKEA
- a CDS encoding DUF177 domain-containing protein — protein: MKIQVSRIPEEGLDIEGEEAFVDEDAGPVTAKVSLRVEKVEEDVLMRGEATAGLRLVCSRCLKEFERDLTVPLDLAFSPEKEMGEEEEHELAEEEMSTGFYSEDEIDLAEVVREQMLLNIPMKSLCDEACKGLCPHCGADLNVETCACGTREVDPRLKALEKFFKKGEN